One genomic segment of Drosophila melanogaster chromosome 3R includes these proteins:
- the Acph-1 gene encoding acid phosphatase 1, isoform A, with protein sequence MWNHPSQRWLILICVICLLSFALANSLHGYANAEGHPVEISATLPGQLKFVHVIYRHGDRTPVDPYPTDPWGDRKFWPTGWGDLTNLGKQEHYDLGKWLRNRYSNLLPPIYSNENIYVQSTDVDRTLMSAQSNLAGLYEPQGEDIWNTDINWQPIPIHTSPEREDPILAAKAPCPAYDYELASLESSPEFKALTEKHRNLFAYLSEKGGRPVKTFIDAQYLNNTLFIENLYNMTLPKWTKMVYGREELTYVSNFAFAISSYTRKLARLKAGPLLKDIFQRFKEKSSGSLKPDRSMWVYSAHDTTVASVLNALKLFELHSPPYTACIMMELRVDETNTPLVSIFYKNTTAEPLPLDIPGCGPSCPLTKLMNIYEDVLPVDWERECKLSTMMMTYEEANLGTATGILILIVIALLFASYGLMIYYRRRNYKLYSSYSQMA encoded by the exons ATGTGGAACCACCCAAGCCAGCGCTGGCTCATCTTGATCTGCGTTATATGTTTGCTGTCTTTTGCGCTGGCCAATTCGCTTCATGGCTATGCTAATGCTGAAGGTCATCCAGTGGAGATTTCGGCCACATTGCCAGGCCAGCTGAAGTTTGTGCATGTC ATATATCGCCACGGCGACAGAACGCCCGTGGATCCCTATCCCACGGACCCCTGGGGCGACAGGAAGTTCTGGCCCACCGGCTGGGGAGATTTGACCAAT TTGGGCAAGCAAGAGCACTACGACCTGGGAAAATGGCTGCGGAATCGCTATTCAAACCTCCTACCGCCTATATACTCCAACGAGAACATCTACGTTCAGTCCACCGACGTGGATCGCACATTGATGAGTGCCCAGTCGAATCTGGCTGGTCTCTACGAGCCGCAAGGGGAAGACATCTGGAACACGGACATCAACTGGCAACCCATACCCATTCACACCTCGCCCGAGAGGGAGGATCCCATACTGGCCGCTAAGGCACCTTGTCCTGCCTATGACTATGAGCTGGCCAGCCTGGAATCATCGCCAGAATTCAAGGCCTTGACCGAAAAACACCGAAATCTGTTTGCTTATTTGAGCGAAAAAGGCGGACGCCCCGTGAAGACCTTCATTGATGCCCAGTATTTGAATAACACCTTGTTCATTGAGAATCTGTACAACATGACACTGCCAAAATGGACTAAAATGGTTTATGGGAGAGAGGAGCTCACGTATGTATCGAATTTCGCTTTCGCCATCAGCTCTTATACGCGAAAGCTGGCGAGACTGAAGGCGGGGCCTTTGCTAAAGGACATATTCCAGCGGTTTAAAGAGAAATCCTCCGGGAGCCTAAAACCAGATCGTTCGATGTGGGTCTACAGTGCTCATGACACCACGGTAGCCAGCGTTTTGAATGCGCTGAAATTATTTGAG CTGCACAGTCCTCCCTACACGGCGTGCATAATGATGGAGTTGCGTGTGGATGAGACCAACACCCCGTTGGTCTCTATTTTCTACAAGAACACCACAGCTGAACCCCTGCCTCTGGACATACCTGGTTGTGGGCCTTCCTGTCCGCTGACCAAACTTATGAACATCTACGAGGACGTTTTGCCCGTAGATTGGGAGCGCGAGTGCAAGCTATccacgatgatgatgacttATGAGGAAGCCAATCTTGGAACTGCGACGG GCATTCTCATTTTAATCGTAATTGCGCTGCTGTTCGCCAGCTATGGCCTCATGATCTACTACCGACGTCGCAACTACAAGCTGTATTCCTCGTACTCTCAAATGGCTTAG
- the Acph-1 gene encoding acid phosphatase 1, isoform B, producing the protein MFSRSRCGSLVTSVARKMWNHPSQRWLILICVICLLSFALANSLHGYANAEGHPVEISATLPGQLKFVHVIYRHGDRTPVDPYPTDPWGDRKFWPTGWGDLTNLGKQEHYDLGKWLRNRYSNLLPPIYSNENIYVQSTDVDRTLMSAQSNLAGLYEPQGEDIWNTDINWQPIPIHTSPEREDPILAAKAPCPAYDYELASLESSPEFKALTEKHRNLFAYLSEKGGRPVKTFIDAQYLNNTLFIENLYNMTLPKWTKMVYGREELTYVSNFAFAISSYTRKLARLKAGPLLKDIFQRFKEKSSGSLKPDRSMWVYSAHDTTVASVLNALKLFELHSPPYTACIMMELRVDETNTPLVSIFYKNTTAEPLPLDIPGCGPSCPLTKLMNIYEDVLPVDWERECKLSTMMMTYEEANLGTATGILILIVIALLFASYGLMIYYRRRNYKLYSSYSQMA; encoded by the exons ATGTTTTCCCGCAGTCGCTGTGGTTCACTTGTAACAAGTGTGGCTCGCAAAATGTGGAACCACCCAAGCCAGCGCTGGCTCATCTTGATCTGCGTTATATGTTTGCTGTCTTTTGCGCTGGCCAATTCGCTTCATGGCTATGCTAATGCTGAAGGTCATCCAGTGGAGATTTCGGCCACATTGCCAGGCCAGCTGAAGTTTGTGCATGTC ATATATCGCCACGGCGACAGAACGCCCGTGGATCCCTATCCCACGGACCCCTGGGGCGACAGGAAGTTCTGGCCCACCGGCTGGGGAGATTTGACCAAT TTGGGCAAGCAAGAGCACTACGACCTGGGAAAATGGCTGCGGAATCGCTATTCAAACCTCCTACCGCCTATATACTCCAACGAGAACATCTACGTTCAGTCCACCGACGTGGATCGCACATTGATGAGTGCCCAGTCGAATCTGGCTGGTCTCTACGAGCCGCAAGGGGAAGACATCTGGAACACGGACATCAACTGGCAACCCATACCCATTCACACCTCGCCCGAGAGGGAGGATCCCATACTGGCCGCTAAGGCACCTTGTCCTGCCTATGACTATGAGCTGGCCAGCCTGGAATCATCGCCAGAATTCAAGGCCTTGACCGAAAAACACCGAAATCTGTTTGCTTATTTGAGCGAAAAAGGCGGACGCCCCGTGAAGACCTTCATTGATGCCCAGTATTTGAATAACACCTTGTTCATTGAGAATCTGTACAACATGACACTGCCAAAATGGACTAAAATGGTTTATGGGAGAGAGGAGCTCACGTATGTATCGAATTTCGCTTTCGCCATCAGCTCTTATACGCGAAAGCTGGCGAGACTGAAGGCGGGGCCTTTGCTAAAGGACATATTCCAGCGGTTTAAAGAGAAATCCTCCGGGAGCCTAAAACCAGATCGTTCGATGTGGGTCTACAGTGCTCATGACACCACGGTAGCCAGCGTTTTGAATGCGCTGAAATTATTTGAG CTGCACAGTCCTCCCTACACGGCGTGCATAATGATGGAGTTGCGTGTGGATGAGACCAACACCCCGTTGGTCTCTATTTTCTACAAGAACACCACAGCTGAACCCCTGCCTCTGGACATACCTGGTTGTGGGCCTTCCTGTCCGCTGACCAAACTTATGAACATCTACGAGGACGTTTTGCCCGTAGATTGGGAGCGCGAGTGCAAGCTATccacgatgatgatgacttATGAGGAAGCCAATCTTGGAACTGCGACGG GCATTCTCATTTTAATCGTAATTGCGCTGCTGTTCGCCAGCTATGGCCTCATGATCTACTACCGACGTCGCAACTACAAGCTGTATTCCTCGTACTCTCAAATGGCTTAG
- the CG7903 gene encoding uncharacterized protein, isoform B, producing MNTTAKVFVGSLPRCKPEELRRLFTNYGSVVECDVMNRCAFVHLENTDMAEAAIAALNGTIFKGQPIVVEAGRPKYGPGGGSRGQPGSGDNPGRRPSQGGGADKRPHESNTNFKRNFREEVGGRFSNEGPRSSNSSAAKFGPVRNESNYRQQRSAPYSKGPPNNESSNQGQGFRNKFAGGGKFGGSAGNEGRFGSNRFQQRDNSGPQPGRRNFKNSPTSGYRGGGNNSDFQGGSSSSGGGGSVNQRAGGGGPGPSHVRQDRRGFALPVEHQQQQMGFGRFGNGPMNSGNRGTNGGNPPGGRGFFNGGGGGFNDRRDSSHETSSPQGGPSKRGGSGGRNHNQNGINAYHSEFPPLGSGGGGPGQRNRFNGPRPGPNMGGNRRF from the exons atgaATACT ACCGCCAAGGTGTTCGTCGGCAGCCTGCCGCGCTGCAAGCCGGAGGAGCTGCGTCGACTGTTCACCAACTATGGATCGGTCGTTGAGTGCGACGTGATGAATCGCTGCGCCTTCGTCCATCTGGAGAACACGGACATGGCGGAGGCGGCCATCGCAGCGCTGAATGGCACCATCTTCAAGGGCCAGCCCATTGTGGTGGAGGCGGGCAGGCCAAAGTACGGCCCGGGAGGTGGCAGTCGAGGTCAGCCGGGCTCTGGGGACAATCCGGGGCGCAGGCCCTCGCAGG GTGGCGGGGCGGACAAGAGACCTCATGAATCCAATACCAACTTCAAGCGCAACTTTCGTGAGGAAGTCGGTGGCAGATTCTCCAACGAAGGCCCAAGGAGCTCGAACTCCTCGGCCGCCAAATTTGGTCCCGTGAGAAACGAGTCCAACTACAGACAACAGCGCAGTGCTCCATACTCGAAAGGACCACCGAACAATGAGTCTTCCAATCAGGGACAGGGCTTTAGGAACAAATTTGCAGGCGGAGGCAAGTTCGGTGGAAGCGCGGGCAACGAGGGACGCTTCGGCAGCAATCGGTTTCAGCAGCGGGACAACAGTGGACCACAGCCTGGCAGAAGAAACTTTAAGAACAGTCCAACCAGCGGATATAGGGGAGGAGGCAATAATAGTGACTTTCAGGGAGGCAGCTCCAGCAGCGGGGGAGGAGGATCCGTAAATCAGAGGGCCGGCGGCGGCGGCCCAGGTCCAAGCCATGTGCGACAGGATCGACGTGGATTTGCCCTGCCTGTagagcatcagcagcagcaaatgggCTTCGGACGCTTTGGCAATGGACCAATGAACTCTGGCAATCGTGGGACTAATGG AGGAAATCCACCGGGAGGACGTGGATTTTTCaatggaggaggaggcggattCAATGACAGACGCGATAGCAGTCACGAGACAAGCAGTCCCCAAGGAGGCCCAAGCAAACGCGGAGGTTCAGGAGGTAGAAATCACAATCAGAATGGCATAAATGCATATCACTCGGAGTTCCCGCCCTTGGGCAGTGGCGGCGGAGGTCCAGGCCAAAGAAACCG CTTCAACGGGCCCAGACCCGGGCCAAATATGGGCGGCAATAGAAGATTTTAA
- the CG7903 gene encoding uncharacterized protein, isoform A, which translates to MNTTAKVFVGSLPRCKPEELRRLFTNYGSVVECDVMNRCAFVHLENTDMAEAAIAALNGTIFKGQPIVVEAGRPKYGPGGGSRGQPGSGDNPGRRPSQVQGGGADKRPHESNTNFKRNFREEVGGRFSNEGPRSSNSSAAKFGPVRNESNYRQQRSAPYSKGPPNNESSNQGQGFRNKFAGGGKFGGSAGNEGRFGSNRFQQRDNSGPQPGRRNFKNSPTSGYRGGGNNSDFQGGSSSSGGGGSVNQRAGGGGPGPSHVRQDRRGFALPVEHQQQQMGFGRFGNGPMNSGNRGTNGGNPPGGRGFFNGGGGGFNDRRDSSHETSSPQGGPSKRGGSGGRNHNQNGINAYHSEFPPLGSGGGGPGQRNRFNGPRPGPNMGGNRRF; encoded by the exons atgaATACT ACCGCCAAGGTGTTCGTCGGCAGCCTGCCGCGCTGCAAGCCGGAGGAGCTGCGTCGACTGTTCACCAACTATGGATCGGTCGTTGAGTGCGACGTGATGAATCGCTGCGCCTTCGTCCATCTGGAGAACACGGACATGGCGGAGGCGGCCATCGCAGCGCTGAATGGCACCATCTTCAAGGGCCAGCCCATTGTGGTGGAGGCGGGCAGGCCAAAGTACGGCCCGGGAGGTGGCAGTCGAGGTCAGCCGGGCTCTGGGGACAATCCGGGGCGCAGGCCCTCGCAGG TTCAAGGTGGCGGGGCGGACAAGAGACCTCATGAATCCAATACCAACTTCAAGCGCAACTTTCGTGAGGAAGTCGGTGGCAGATTCTCCAACGAAGGCCCAAGGAGCTCGAACTCCTCGGCCGCCAAATTTGGTCCCGTGAGAAACGAGTCCAACTACAGACAACAGCGCAGTGCTCCATACTCGAAAGGACCACCGAACAATGAGTCTTCCAATCAGGGACAGGGCTTTAGGAACAAATTTGCAGGCGGAGGCAAGTTCGGTGGAAGCGCGGGCAACGAGGGACGCTTCGGCAGCAATCGGTTTCAGCAGCGGGACAACAGTGGACCACAGCCTGGCAGAAGAAACTTTAAGAACAGTCCAACCAGCGGATATAGGGGAGGAGGCAATAATAGTGACTTTCAGGGAGGCAGCTCCAGCAGCGGGGGAGGAGGATCCGTAAATCAGAGGGCCGGCGGCGGCGGCCCAGGTCCAAGCCATGTGCGACAGGATCGACGTGGATTTGCCCTGCCTGTagagcatcagcagcagcaaatgggCTTCGGACGCTTTGGCAATGGACCAATGAACTCTGGCAATCGTGGGACTAATGG AGGAAATCCACCGGGAGGACGTGGATTTTTCaatggaggaggaggcggattCAATGACAGACGCGATAGCAGTCACGAGACAAGCAGTCCCCAAGGAGGCCCAAGCAAACGCGGAGGTTCAGGAGGTAGAAATCACAATCAGAATGGCATAAATGCATATCACTCGGAGTTCCCGCCCTTGGGCAGTGGCGGCGGAGGTCCAGGCCAAAGAAACCG CTTCAACGGGCCCAGACCCGGGCCAAATATGGGCGGCAATAGAAGATTTTAA
- the Sas-6 gene encoding spindle assembly abnormal 6: protein MWPPGSEDSYSAKMDYGKSVVNILPSVEMLVNFNGEMTRSSKRSCLLYAERVDFKELLQLRLTEKSDQRRMYITTVDSASFQDLKQDQSLNVSFSGFIDNVVRMLKDCQSGKLELHLTTRDQNLSSGREVHDYYLQFVEIRSFKNLVHLSLPCRSAPLNTVLFYINSMLEASHKKQYILEQSMQQMQAEINAQRAHAERLTTENTNIREALAENTRILEEKHAAEVHQYQEKLSKINEQRSNELERNRRAISGFQAQLDKASLEKAELKSAQEQAEKRCQTLSEELSCCKARVCTLKEQNDKLHGDVANIRKHERKLEYKIEDLKQHTVELQEHIQKGNKEKANIAAELEAEKKILHTKRQALEMASEEISKANQIIVKQSQELLNLKKTIAWRTEVALQQEKAVQAKESLLSLRENELREARITIEKLREEIPQQLQSMRNFAQGLEQKYSKQILILKERLAIPTGKENRR from the exons ATGTGGCCTCCAGGGAGCGAGGATAGCTACTCCGCCAAAATGGACTATGGCAAGAGCGTGGTGAACATCCTGCCCAGCGTAGAGATGCTGGTGAACTTTAATGGCGAAATGACGCGGTCTAGCAAACGGTCATGTCTACTGTACGCGGAGAGAGTGGACTTCAAGGAGCTGCTG CAACTCCGATTAACGGAGAAGTCCGATCAACGGCGCATGTACATCACCACAGTGGACAGCGCCTCCTTTCAGGATCTTAAACAGGATCAGTCGCTGAATGTGTCATTCTCTGGGTTCATTGACAATGTAGTGCGCATGCTGAAGGACTGCCAGTCGGGTAAACTGGAGCTGCACCTGACCACACGGGATCAGAACCTTTCATCCGGCAGGGAGGTCCACGACTATTATCTTCAGTTTGTTGAAATTCGGTCCTTTAAGAACCTAGTTCACCTTAGCCTGCCTTGTCGTTCTGCTCCCTTGAACACCGTACTCTTCTACATAAACAGCATGCTGGAAGCCTCCCACAAAAAGCAATATATTCTCGAGCAAAGTATGCAGCAAATGCAGGCTGAAATCAACGCACAACGCGCGCATGCGGAAAGGTTGACCACGGAAAACACAAATATCAGGGAAGCTTTGGCCGAAAATACTCGCATCTTAGAGGAAAAGCATGCTGCCGAGGTCCATCAATACCAGGAAAAACTGTCCAAAATAAACGAGCAGCGCAGCAATGAGCTGGAGAGAAATCGTAGAGCGATCTCCGGCTTTCAGGCCCAATTGGACAAGGCTTCGTTGGAGAAAGCAGAACTAAAGTCGGCCCAAGAGCAGGCCGAGAAACGATGTCAAACCCTGTCCGAGGAGTTGTCCTGTTGCAAAGCCAGAGTGTGCACCCTAAAAGAGCAAAATGACAAACTGCACGGGGATGTGGCCAATATCAGGAAGCATGAACGCAAGTTGGAGTACAAAATCGAGGACCTCAAGCAGCACACTGTCGAGCTGCAGGAACATATTCAAAAGGGAAACAAAGAGAAG GCCAACATAGCCGCTGAACTGGAGGCCGAGAAGAAGATCCTGCACACCAAGCGCCAGGCTTTGGAAATGGCCTCCGAGGAGATCTCCAAGGCCAACCAGATAATCGTTAAACAAAGCCAGGAGCTGCTCAACCTCAAAAAGACCATTGCCTGGCGCACAGAGGTGGCTCTGCAGCAAGAGAAGGCGGTTCAGGCCAAGGAGAGCCTACTATCCCTGCGGGAGAATGAGCTGCGCGAGGCTCGAATAACTATTGAAAAACTGAGGGAGGAAATCCCCCAGCAACTGCAATCCATGCGTAACTTTGCCCAGGGACTGGAGCAGAAGTATTCCAAAC AAATCCTCATTCTAAAAGAACGGCTTGCAATACCCACGGGCAAAGAAAATCGGCGATAG
- the CG15525 gene encoding uncharacterized protein, which produces MGMMDNNGVGKLTQESLKRKERLQKLREQVQNKGGDAAESIEKLPKPVFRSYKPQNETTDGEILAQEPTGNIESAVEDQLSLLQQPMVIDEIDITNLAPRKPDWDLKRDASKKLERLERRTQKAIAELIRERLKLNQMEDISQAVNVATAHAGESVQEDYD; this is translated from the exons ATGGGCATGATGGACAACAATGGCGTCGGCAAGCTGACACAAGAATCTCTAAAACGCAAGGAGCGTCTGCAAAAACTCCGGGaacaagtgcaaaacaaagGAGGAGACGCTGCCGAGTCCATTGAAAAGTTACCCAA ACCAGTTTTCCGCAGCTACAAGCCCCAGAATGAGACCACCGATGGCGAGATTCTAGCACAGGAACCCACGGGCAACATAGAATCAGCTGTGGAGGATCAATTGAGTCTGCTCCAGCAGCCCATGGTGATAGATGAGATTGACATAACCAACCTGGCTCCCCGAAAACCCGACTGGGATCTGAAGCGGGATGCCAGCAAAAAGTTGGAGCGACTGGAACGACGTACCCAGAAAGCTATTGCTGAACTCATCCGTGAGCGACTGAAACTGAACCAAATGGAGGATATCAGCCAAGCGGTGAATGTGGCCACGGCTCATGCAGGTGAAAGTGTTCAGGAGGATTATGACTAG
- the CG11504 gene encoding uncharacterized protein, isoform A yields the protein MEWTREKTLQLISEYRSRRGLWDMTCDEYRKKDVKQRLLNEVSQVLGGNIPINELEKKFHTLRTQYHREISRMKRKEPYNSKWFGFKNLVFLSSPYACRSTKGRLKADLQGDERKFVLGEVTADHNSDSSTPANHNSNTNANMNEEYLRKNHASSRAQELEKLIEETTKDVDDIDESELEEGEVKPKQAKEMSVRFVSLNEQEETEPLENHHQTLMDLHHQGNAVEAVSFQANESGELHYQTTPTQSTGSSSVHVMPTRIIKIQRRDTSSGQEDSYFEEHTQLHPPPVKRMYYEASPASHNTTSILSPALESSANGTASSVLTTSPGITMSNLRLPKVNTPPKPAQAQAIPSPPPPTIVSLPPARDEFATYGEYVANEMRAISNREVLVALKHRINTAIFEASMAEIAPK from the coding sequence ATGGAGTGGACGCGCGAGAAGACGCTGCAGCTGATCAGTGAGTACCGCAGCCGACGCGGGCTGTGGGACATGACTTGCGACGAGTACCGGAAGAAGGACGTCAAGCAGCGGCTCTTGAACGAAGTCAGCCAAGTGCTGGGCGGGAACATCCCGATCAACGAGCTGGAGAAGAAGTTCCACACGCTGCGCACGCAGTACCACCGCGAGATCAGTCGCATGAAACGCAAGGAGCCCTACAACTCCAAGTGGTTTGGCTTCAAGAACCTGGTGTTTCTCAGCTCGCCCTACGCCTGCCGCTCCACAAAGGGTCGCCTGAAGGCGGATCTGCAGGGCGACGAGCGAAAGTTTGTCCTGGGCGAGGTCACCGCCGATCATAACAGCGACAGCAGCACGCCGGCCAAtcacaacagcaacacgaaCGCCAACATGAACGAGGAGTACCTCCGCAAGAACCACGCCAGCAGTCGGGCCCAAGAGCTGGAGAAACTTATCGAGGAGACAACCAAAGACGTGGATGACATTGATGAGTCGGAGCTAGAGGAGGGCGAAGTCAAGCCTAAGCAGGCGAAAGAGATGAGCGTCCGCTTTGTAAGCCTCAACGAACAGGAAGAGACGGAGCCGCTGGAGAATCATCATCAGACGCTGATGGACCTGCACCACCAGGGCAACGCCGTGGAAGCCGTCAGCTTCCAGGCCAACGAGAGCGGTGAACTGCACTACCAGACCACACCAACCCAAAGCACGGGCAGCAGCTCAGTGCACGTAATGCCCACACGAATCATTAAGATCCAGCGGCGGGACACGTCGAGTGGGCAGGAGGATAGCTACTTTGAGGAGCACACGCAACTGCATCCGCCGCCGGTCAAACGCATGTACTACGAAGCCAGTCCAGCGTCGCACAACACCACCTCCATTCTGTCCCCCGCACTGGAAAGCAGTGCCAATGGCACAGCCAGCAGTGTGCTGACCACCTCGCCCGGAATAACCATGAGTAACTTGCGCTTGCCCAAGGTGAACACGCCGCCCAAACCAGCCCAGGCCCAAGCCATCCCCAGTCCACCTCCGCCCACCATTGTCAGCCTGCCGCCAGCGCGCGACGAGTTTGCAACGTATGGAGAGTACGTGGCCAACGAGATGCGCGCCATCAGCAATCGGGAGGTGCTTGTCGCCCTCAAGCACCGCATCAACACGGCCATCTTCGAGGCTAGCATGGCCGAAATAGCCCCGAAATAG
- the CG34298 gene encoding uncharacterized protein, translated as MQNPICEPFTSWPVKFDINQLIKEFQPEEKGRQVDEDKSPRDFLHLPDNNWVVLPSFKYQFEHLTPYLSCRQSKYMRCRFQKFLDNVPSSYVTISLYGSNVSNMPKPRRKSLNGQFYGVDNKLAPVPAVADPRSPPHRK; from the exons ATGCAGAATCCCATTTGTGAACCGTTCACCAGTTGGCCGGTAAAGTTCGACATCAACCAGCTCATCAAGGAGTTCCAGCCCGAGGAGAAGGGGCGCCAGGTAGATGAGGATAAGTCGCCGCGGGACTTTCTCCACCTACCCGACAACAACTGGGTGGTCCTGCCCAGTTTTAAGTACCAATTCGAGCACTTGACCCCGTATCTTTCCTGCCGCCAGAGCAAATATATGCGGTGCCGCTTTCAGAAGTTTTTAGATAATGTTCCCAGCAGCTATGTGACCATCTCCTTGTATGGCTCCAATGTGAGCAA CATGCCCAAGCCGAGGCGAAAGAGTCTGAATGGCCAGTTCTACGGGGTGGATAACAAACTGGCTCCTGTTCCGGCGGTCGCAGATCCTCGCTCTCCTCCGCACCGAAAGTAG